The following are encoded in a window of Arctopsyche grandis isolate Sample6627 chromosome 4, ASM5162203v2, whole genome shotgun sequence genomic DNA:
- the LOC143910939 gene encoding zonadhesin-like, which translates to MISTFFAIAALYCVAIFSENINYVKAITCNENEVLNPCVTYCNPEPDCPYAMTGAVRECAPPPPDYECGPACVCAPGFVRIDTKCVSPDLCCPGPNQEAIDCPVPCDDTCDLRPAPNCKITPCVLKGCRCKAGYVRDFMKNCILKADCKKICRGENEVYNECGSCDPTCKNPNIICPQTGCIKGCFCIKGFVRDNKRKCIDPKNCVTITPFPCNVNEHFTDCVPWKEASCTDYNILPAHPNYCKPGCTCDNLFVRYNKVCIARRDCKRKKK; encoded by the exons CAATTACTTGTAATGAAAACGAAGTTTtaaatccgtgtgtcacatacTGCAACCCTGAACCTGATTGTCCCTATGCAATGACAGGAGCTGTAAGGGAATGTGCACCCCCACCTCCAGACTATGAATGTGGACCTGCATGCGTTTGCGCACCGGGATTCGTCAGAATTGACACAAAATGCGTTTCACCCGATTTAT GTTGCCCTGGACCAAATCAAGAAGCTATCGATTGTCCGGTGCCGTGTGACGACACATGTGATTTGAGACCAGCACCAAACTGTAAAATAACTCCTTGTGTCTTGAAAGGATGTCGTTGCAAAGCAGGATATGTGAGGGATTTTATGAAGAATTGCATACTCAAGGCAGATTGCA AGAAAATATGTCGCGGTGAAAATGAAGTGTATAACGAATGCGGTAGTTGCGATCCTACATGTAAAAATCCAAATATTATTTGTCCTCAAACTGGATGCATAAAGGGATGTTTTTGTATCAAAGGATTCGTCAGAGATAATAAAAGGAAGTGCATTGATCCGAAAAATTGCG TTACAATTACACCTTTTCCTTGTAATGTTAACGAGCATTTCACGGATTGTGTGCCGTGGAAAGAAGCTTCTTGTACCGACTACAACATACTTCCAGCTCATCCAAACTACTGCAAACCAGGATGCACATGCGATAATCTATTCGTTCGATATAATAAAGTGTGTATTGCTCGTCGTGACTGTAAAcgaaaaaagaaataa